The Faecalibacterium prausnitzii genome includes a window with the following:
- a CDS encoding ParB/RepB/Spo0J family partition protein: MPKSSLSVSLKGADDIFSTEESRQEQQREQVQQIPIGELFPFKDHPFKVLDDESMQRTVESVEQYGVLSPLIARPRPEGGYEIISGHRRKHAAELANLDTVPVIVRNMEDDAATILMVDSNLQREHILPSERAFAYKMKLDAIKNQGARSDLTSSQVGTKLRADEKVAKDSGESRNQVQRFVRLTNLVPELLDMVDEKKISFNPAVELSYLDEKQQQDFLEAMDASQNAPSLSQAIRIKKLAQQGEFDYDAVYNIMNEEKKSELDTVTIKNETLRKYFPRNYTPRQMESIIIKLLDQWQLKKQQAKQKKQEEAR; this comes from the coding sequence ATGCCGAAAAGCAGCTTAAGCGTGTCGCTGAAAGGGGCAGATGACATTTTCTCCACGGAAGAATCCCGACAGGAACAGCAGCGGGAGCAGGTGCAGCAGATTCCCATTGGAGAACTGTTCCCCTTCAAAGACCATCCCTTTAAGGTCTTGGATGACGAGTCCATGCAGCGCACCGTAGAAAGCGTAGAGCAGTACGGCGTGTTGTCTCCGCTGATCGCCCGCCCACGCCCGGAGGGTGGCTATGAAATCATCTCCGGGCACCGTCGGAAACACGCCGCAGAGCTTGCAAATCTGGACACCGTGCCTGTCATTGTGCGAAATATGGAGGATGATGCCGCCACGATATTGATGGTCGATTCCAATTTGCAGAGAGAACACATCCTGCCCAGCGAGCGGGCATTTGCGTACAAGATGAAGCTGGATGCAATAAAAAATCAAGGTGCTAGGTCAGATTTAACTTCGTCCCAAGTTGGGACGAAGTTGAGAGCCGATGAAAAAGTAGCAAAAGATTCAGGCGAAAGTCGCAATCAAGTCCAGCGTTTTGTGCGCCTGACGAACCTTGTCCCTGAATTGCTCGACATGGTGGACGAGAAAAAAATCTCTTTTAACCCTGCGGTAGAACTGTCCTATCTGGACGAAAAACAGCAACAGGATTTTTTAGAAGCAATGGATGCTTCCCAGAACGCACCATCTCTTTCACAAGCCATTCGGATAAAAAAGCTGGCGCAGCAGGGTGAGTTTGACTATGATGCAGTCTACAACATTATGAATGAGGAAAAGAAAAGCGAACTGGACACCGTGACCATCAAAAACGAAACCCTGCGGAAATACTTTCCACGCAATTACACGCCCCGGCAGATGGAAAGCATCATCATCAAGCTGCTCGACCAGTGGCAACTAAAAAAGCAACAGGCAAAACAGAAGAAGCAGGAAGAAGCGCGCTGA
- a CDS encoding transposon-encoded TnpW family protein, whose product MAEQTPDSIITTQRNGQTIVAELFFNHSSTETFRDKLLKLVLADSSRLSASDGQEPEKTEILR is encoded by the coding sequence ATGGCAGAACAGACCCCCGACAGTATCATCACGACCCAGAGGAACGGGCAGACCATTGTTGCGGAGTTGTTTTTCAATCACAGCAGCACAGAAACATTCCGCGACAAGCTGCTCAAACTGGTACTTGCCGACAGCTCGCGTTTATCCGCGTCTGACGGTCAAGAGCCGGAAAAAACAGAAATCTTGCGATAA
- a CDS encoding recombinase family protein, with amino-acid sequence MDAQEVMHMTDYSKITALYSRLSVGDEDRDGGESNSIQNQKIFLENYARGQHLTNIRHYIDDDESGRFFDRSAYSRMMDDVENGKIGVCIMKDLTRWGRDYLQVGNAMEIFRRNNVRFIAVNNGIDSEKPDTLEFAPFINIMSEWYAKDISKKVKTGIKTKGMSGKPIVTEAPYGYVKDPDNKDFWIIDEEAAEVVRLIFRLFIGGKNRNQIAVHLTQEQIPTPTFYMKDRGRGTCKNKTLNEDNRCKWNKVTLTNILTRQEYCGDVVNFKTTKHFRDKHNHYVDRSQWHITENVHEPIISRSDFETVQRILENAPVRRPNGDGEIHPLSGLLFCKDCGAKMHIRIDYRNGGKRHVAFCSEYHKGKAKNPKCNSPHIMDADLLMQTIAEVLKKIEDYSISNRAEFEALVKKNLAMQQTDQTKKQQKRIPQITTRLEQIDKVLNKLYEDNALGTIPQDRYEQMSQKYSEEYYTLKAELATLQEQLSAYENAGGRAQKFLKLTERHAAFTELTPAILNEFISRIEVHERDQKRARYAIQHISIYFNYIGKFENEVTQLAEPTEQEIRQMREEIEEAKKEKSRAYHRQYSREYRARNLEKQREYDRIKAREYRARRKAQAAAAQPTQ; translated from the coding sequence ATGGACGCACAGGAGGTTATGCACATGACTGATTATAGCAAAATTACAGCCCTTTACTCCCGCCTTTCCGTGGGCGACGAGGACAGGGACGGCGGCGAGAGCAACAGCATACAGAACCAAAAAATATTTTTGGAGAACTATGCCAGAGGGCAGCACCTAACCAATATCCGGCACTACATCGACGATGACGAAAGCGGCAGGTTTTTTGACCGTTCTGCCTACTCCCGCATGATGGACGATGTGGAAAACGGGAAAATCGGTGTCTGCATTATGAAAGACCTTACCCGCTGGGGGCGTGACTATCTCCAAGTCGGCAACGCGATGGAGATATTCAGACGGAACAATGTGCGCTTTATCGCGGTCAACAACGGCATTGACAGCGAGAAGCCCGACACATTGGAGTTTGCGCCCTTTATCAATATCATGTCGGAGTGGTATGCAAAGGACATCAGCAAGAAAGTGAAAACGGGCATTAAGACCAAAGGCATGAGTGGAAAGCCGATTGTCACCGAAGCCCCTTACGGCTATGTCAAAGACCCGGACAACAAGGATTTTTGGATAATCGACGAGGAAGCCGCCGAGGTTGTCCGTTTGATTTTCCGTCTGTTTATCGGCGGGAAGAACCGCAACCAAATCGCCGTACATCTGACACAGGAGCAAATCCCAACCCCCACTTTCTACATGAAAGACCGAGGGCGGGGAACCTGTAAAAATAAGACGCTCAACGAGGATAACCGCTGCAAGTGGAACAAAGTCACCTTGACCAATATCCTCACACGGCAGGAGTATTGCGGCGATGTGGTCAACTTCAAGACTACAAAGCATTTCCGGGATAAACATAACCACTATGTAGACCGGAGCCAATGGCACATCACAGAAAATGTGCATGAGCCGATTATCAGCCGCAGCGATTTTGAAACCGTACAGCGGATTTTGGAAAACGCACCCGTCAGACGCCCCAACGGGGACGGGGAAATCCACCCTCTGTCCGGCTTACTTTTCTGTAAGGACTGCGGCGCAAAAATGCACATTCGTATTGATTACCGGAACGGCGGCAAGCGGCACGTTGCTTTTTGCAGCGAGTACCACAAGGGAAAAGCCAAGAACCCCAAATGCAATTCCCCGCACATCATGGACGCGGACTTGCTCATGCAGACCATCGCAGAAGTACTGAAGAAAATCGAGGACTATTCTATCAGCAACCGGGCGGAGTTTGAAGCCTTAGTGAAAAAGAACCTTGCCATGCAGCAGACCGACCAGACCAAAAAGCAGCAGAAGCGTATCCCGCAAATCACGACGCGCCTTGAACAGATTGACAAGGTGCTGAACAAGCTCTATGAGGACAACGCCCTCGGCACGATCCCGCAAGACCGTTATGAGCAGATGTCGCAGAAGTATTCGGAAGAATACTACACGCTGAAAGCGGAGCTTGCCACGCTCCAAGAGCAGCTGTCCGCTTATGAGAACGCGGGAGGACGGGCGCAGAAGTTTTTGAAGCTGACGGAACGCCATGCTGCCTTTACCGAGCTTACCCCCGCCATTCTAAACGAGTTTATCAGCCGGATTGAAGTGCATGAGCGCGACCAGAAAAGGGCGAGATACGCAATCCAGCACATCAGCATATATTTCAATTATATCGGCAAGTTTGAGAATGAAGTGACACAGCTTGCAGAGCCGACCGAGCAGGAAATCCGGCAAATGCGGGAGGAAATCGAAGAAGCCAAAAAGGAAAAGAGCCGCGCCTACCACCGGCAGTATTCAAGGGAGTACCGGGCGAGAAACCTTGAAAAGCAGCGGGAGTATGACCGTATCAAGGCGCGGGAATACCGGGCAAGGAGAAAGGCGCAGGCAGCCGCCGCACAGCCCACACAGTAA
- a CDS encoding DUF3847 domain-containing protein, translating to MTKPREKTREELTAEIEEGKKKIRQFENREKIIKQKLSVEERKARNHRLCKRGGFMESLVPELIAMPDEDAKAFLRLALMSEPAQEFLKKRAGDGNAE from the coding sequence ATGACGAAACCGAGGGAGAAAACCCGTGAGGAATTGACCGCCGAGATTGAGGAAGGCAAGAAGAAAATCCGGCAGTTTGAAAACCGGGAGAAAATCATCAAGCAGAAGCTATCCGTCGAGGAACGCAAGGCGAGAAACCACAGGCTTTGTAAGCGCGGCGGCTTCATGGAGAGCCTTGTGCCGGAGCTGATTGCCATGCCGGACGAGGACGCGAAAGCCTTTTTACGGCTTGCCTTGATGAGCGAGCCAGCACAGGAGTTTTTGAAAAAACGAGCCGGGGACGGGAATGCGGAGTAA
- the mobQ gene encoding MobQ family relaxase, whose translation MIPIAIYHWNIGIVSRGKGKSAVAAAAYRSGEKLTNEWDGMTHDYTRKGGVVHTEIMLPPHAPPSFSDRSTLWNSVELYEKAGNAQLAREIDAALPIELSREEQIRLVREYCSSQFVSRGMCVDFVIHDTNSGNPHCHIMLTMRPLDERGTWTAKSKKEYDLDENGERIRLPSGRYKTHKIDLTGWNDKDNTLLWRRAWADYTNDFLERNGSPERIDHRSNAERGIDEIPTVHMGVAACQMEKKGIATEKGELNRNIQKANRLIREIRAQIGKLKEWIADLFKARETAPEQPPQSPSLANLLMKYLSVQREKSRKYSQRWQQQHATDELKTIAAAVNYLSEHGISNLDELDASLSSVSDRAYSIREGMKTAEERMKKLQKLIEYGKNYTEYKPIHDELKKLQNGWTNKRDKYEEAHRAELTLWNAASRYLHANLPKGTKTLPVAEWEQEYADLKTQRDSDYTKLKDTRAEVAELQKIRRCVDIALRADQPEQTQNRAKRHDIDR comes from the coding sequence GTGATACCCATAGCCATTTACCATTGGAACATCGGTATTGTGAGCCGAGGAAAAGGCAAATCAGCCGTTGCCGCAGCCGCCTACCGAAGCGGCGAAAAGCTGACAAACGAGTGGGACGGAATGACCCACGACTACACCCGCAAAGGCGGCGTTGTCCATACAGAAATCATGCTGCCGCCCCATGCCCCACCCTCATTCTCTGACCGTTCAACCTTGTGGAACAGCGTGGAGCTTTACGAGAAAGCCGGGAACGCCCAGCTTGCCAGAGAGATTGACGCGGCGCTCCCCATAGAATTATCCAGAGAGGAACAGATCCGGCTTGTCCGGGAATACTGTTCCTCTCAATTTGTTTCCAGAGGAATGTGTGTGGATTTTGTTATCCACGACACCAACAGCGGCAACCCCCATTGTCATATCATGCTGACTATGCGCCCCCTTGACGAGCGCGGCACATGGACAGCGAAATCCAAAAAGGAATATGACCTTGATGAAAACGGCGAGCGTATCCGCTTGCCAAGTGGCAGATACAAGACGCACAAAATTGACCTTACAGGCTGGAACGACAAGGACAACACCCTCTTGTGGCGCAGGGCATGGGCTGACTATACCAACGACTTTTTGGAGAGGAACGGAAGCCCGGAGCGTATCGACCACCGCAGCAACGCCGAGCGCGGCATAGACGAGATACCCACCGTCCACATGGGCGTGGCTGCTTGCCAGATGGAGAAGAAAGGTATCGCCACCGAGAAAGGCGAACTGAACCGAAATATCCAAAAGGCAAACCGCCTTATCCGGGAAATCCGGGCGCAGATTGGGAAGCTCAAAGAGTGGATTGCCGACCTGTTCAAAGCGCGGGAAACCGCCCCGGAGCAGCCGCCGCAATCTCCCAGCCTTGCAAATCTGCTGATGAAATATTTGAGCGTTCAGAGAGAAAAGAGCCGGAAGTATTCGCAGCGTTGGCAACAGCAGCACGCAACCGATGAATTGAAAACCATAGCGGCAGCGGTCAACTATCTCTCAGAGCATGGTATCTCTAATCTTGACGAGCTGGACGCTTCTCTTTCCTCTGTCAGTGATAGAGCCTATTCAATCCGGGAGGGAATGAAAACCGCCGAGGAACGCATGAAGAAGCTGCAAAAGCTAATTGAATACGGGAAGAACTATACAGAGTACAAGCCCATTCACGATGAGTTGAAAAAGCTGCAAAACGGCTGGACAAACAAGCGCGACAAGTACGAGGAAGCCCACCGCGCCGAGCTGACCCTATGGAACGCAGCAAGCCGCTATCTCCATGCAAATCTGCCTAAAGGAACAAAGACCTTACCTGTTGCGGAATGGGAACAGGAATATGCTGACCTCAAAACACAGAGGGACAGCGATTATACCAAACTGAAAGATACCCGCGCCGAGGTTGCCGAGCTTCAAAAAATCCGCAGGTGCGTGGATATTGCACTCCGCGCCGACCAGCCGGAGCAGACACAGAACCGCGCCAAACGGCATGATATAGACCGCTGA
- a CDS encoding PcfB family protein yields MQEEIEQKSFNIMISTTKLSARTVLRAVKAAFRLYQSKASQGKQSIRTLLRQNRGVSSVEISKTGIRGLERYAKKYGIDYAIRKDNSEVPPRYLVFFKAPDAEAFHSAFKEYSASLLNKDKRPSVLAKLHKLVQAAAELPGKVRHKEQERGL; encoded by the coding sequence GTGCAGGAAGAAATCGAACAGAAATCATTCAACATTATGATCTCCACCACAAAGCTGTCCGCCCGGACCGTCCTGCGGGCAGTAAAAGCGGCGTTTCGGCTGTACCAGTCCAAAGCATCCCAAGGTAAGCAAAGCATCCGCACCCTTCTGCGGCAAAACCGGGGTGTGTCCAGCGTGGAGATCAGCAAGACCGGCATCCGTGGGCTGGAACGCTATGCCAAAAAGTACGGCATCGACTATGCTATCCGCAAGGACAATTCCGAGGTGCCGCCCCGGTATCTGGTCTTTTTCAAAGCCCCGGACGCAGAAGCCTTCCATTCGGCGTTCAAGGAATATTCGGCATCCCTGCTCAACAAGGACAAACGCCCCTCGGTGCTGGCAAAACTGCATAAACTGGTGCAGGCGGCGGCAGAACTCCCCGGCAAAGTCCGGCATAAGGAACAGGAGCGTGGACTGTGA
- a CDS encoding DUF3846 domain-containing protein has translation MEQNENTLSVLKIAPGQQPQQVEIDNDLKALQQAVGGSIDAVYPFADPVAIICHDDGKLMGLPLNRALRDEDGQMYDAVAGTFLVVGLGEEDFASLTPELAQKYEQLFHQPEAFLKLGNRLLVLPVPDEPPAEKSRTKPTAEHDR, from the coding sequence ATGGAACAGAACGAGAACACCTTGTCGGTGCTGAAAATTGCGCCGGGACAGCAACCGCAGCAGGTCGAGATTGACAACGACCTGAAAGCCTTGCAGCAGGCTGTGGGCGGCTCGATTGATGCTGTTTACCCCTTTGCAGACCCGGTGGCTATCATCTGCCATGACGACGGCAAGCTCATGGGACTGCCGTTGAACCGTGCCCTGCGGGACGAGGACGGGCAGATGTACGATGCCGTTGCCGGGACCTTTCTGGTGGTGGGACTGGGCGAGGAGGATTTTGCATCCCTGACCCCGGAACTGGCACAGAAGTACGAGCAGCTTTTCCATCAGCCGGAAGCCTTTCTGAAACTGGGCAACCGCCTGCTGGTGCTGCCGGTGCCCGATGAACCTCCGGCAGAAAAGTCTCGCACCAAGCCTACGGCAGAGCATGACCGCTAA